The following are encoded in a window of Penaeus vannamei isolate JL-2024 chromosome 35, ASM4276789v1, whole genome shotgun sequence genomic DNA:
- the LOC113813280 gene encoding uncharacterized protein encodes MMNWLWIPAVTLLALFILVLCWLFFADYTCCPCRRRRRLEPALSAEDLHTVTPSAPLPGTLPQYPVLPTAPQYFPVPPSEGSYLPLKHGDLPFKQVLRFEDGILTLDLHTMTVREALQTTEAFIRQYWGQHEKVRIITGRGIHSENGVPKVKPAIKDFLLNHGLQHTEIRQGGCFEVFLSG; translated from the exons ATGATGAACTGGCTGTGGATACCAG CTGTGACCCTGTTAGCTCTGTTTATATTGGTGCTATGTTGGCTCTTCTTTGCCGATTATACATGCTGTCCCTGCAGGCGAAGGAG GAGGCTCGAGCCTGCTCTTTCAGCTGAGGATCTGCACACCGTAACCCCAAGTGCACCTCTGCCAGGAACCCTCCCTCAGTATCCGGTGCTTCCCACAGCTCCCCAGTACTTCCCTGTGCCACCTTCAGAAGGGAGCTACCTACCCTTGAAACATGGTGACCTACCATTTAAACAGGTACTTAGGTTTGAAGATGGTATTCTAACATTAGACCTACATACCATGACTGTTAGAGAGGCCTTACAGACCACTGAGGCCTTCATCCGTCAGTACTGGGGGCAGCATGAGAAGGTCAGAATCATCACTGGCAGAGGAATCCACAGTGAGAATGGGGTGCCTAAGGTCAAGCCTGCAATCAAGGATTTCCTGTTAAACCACGGTCTCCAGCATACCGAGATACGCCAAGGAGGGTGCTTTGAAGTCTTTCTTTCTGGCTAG